Proteins encoded by one window of Chondromyces crocatus:
- a CDS encoding SpoVR family protein: MSKFALKTALPRYLRAEQERIESIARGYGLDFFPVIFEILSYDQMNEIAAYSGFPSRYPHWRWGMEYEQLSKSYEYGLSKIYEMVINNNPSYAYLLEGNSLTDQKLVMAHVFAHVDFFKNNFCFRSTDLDQRGGIVDPVRRPGKYDPDRRWIDKMANHGSRISRHIERHGLNKIEAFVDQCLSLENLIDPWAPFSGKPPPRDEESENEEEPSLDVYRLRAKPYMDEFINPEEVLEAQRKKRQEQKRPERRVPEQPERDVLKFLLDHAPLERWESDVLEVLREEAYYFTPQRQTKIMNEGWASYWHSKMLTEKVLDASEIIDYAENNAGVMATAPGRLNPYKLGVELYRDIETRWNKGQFGREWEECQDLDAKRSWDMRLGLGREKIFQVRALYNDVTFIDEFLTPEFVIEHKIYTFGFSGRNDRYEIESREFKQVKEKLLFQLTNFGDPYIRVVDANYANRGELLLEHQHGGVDLRADYARETLIALVRVWKRPVGIATRLENKPVLLRYDGKEHSMTPFKL, from the coding sequence ATGAGCAAATTCGCGCTTAAGACAGCCCTGCCACGTTATCTGCGCGCCGAGCAGGAGCGCATCGAATCCATCGCCCGCGGATACGGTCTCGATTTCTTCCCGGTGATCTTCGAAATCCTGTCGTACGACCAGATGAACGAGATCGCAGCGTACAGCGGTTTTCCTAGCCGCTATCCGCACTGGCGCTGGGGGATGGAGTACGAGCAGCTCTCGAAGAGCTACGAGTATGGCCTCTCCAAGATCTACGAGATGGTCATCAACAACAACCCGTCGTACGCCTACCTGCTGGAAGGCAACTCGCTGACGGACCAGAAGCTGGTGATGGCCCACGTGTTCGCCCACGTGGATTTCTTCAAGAACAACTTCTGCTTCCGCTCCACGGATCTCGACCAGCGTGGAGGCATCGTCGATCCCGTTCGGCGCCCCGGGAAATACGATCCCGATCGACGCTGGATCGACAAGATGGCCAATCACGGCTCACGAATCTCACGGCATATCGAGCGCCACGGTCTGAACAAGATCGAGGCCTTCGTCGATCAGTGCCTCTCCCTCGAAAACCTGATCGATCCCTGGGCGCCCTTCAGCGGCAAGCCGCCGCCGAGAGACGAGGAGAGCGAGAACGAGGAGGAGCCGTCGCTCGACGTCTACCGGCTCCGCGCGAAGCCCTACATGGACGAGTTCATCAATCCGGAAGAGGTGCTCGAAGCGCAACGCAAGAAGCGCCAGGAGCAGAAACGTCCGGAGCGGCGGGTACCCGAGCAGCCCGAGCGCGACGTGCTGAAGTTCCTGCTCGATCACGCCCCGCTGGAGCGGTGGGAGAGCGACGTGCTCGAGGTCTTGCGGGAGGAGGCGTACTACTTCACACCGCAGCGCCAGACCAAGATCATGAACGAGGGCTGGGCGAGCTACTGGCACTCCAAGATGCTCACCGAGAAGGTCCTGGATGCCTCCGAGATCATCGACTACGCGGAAAACAATGCGGGCGTGATGGCCACGGCCCCGGGGCGCCTCAATCCATACAAACTGGGGGTCGAGCTCTATCGCGATATCGAAACGCGGTGGAACAAGGGGCAGTTTGGTCGAGAGTGGGAGGAGTGTCAGGATCTGGATGCAAAGCGCTCGTGGGACATGCGTCTCGGACTCGGGCGCGAGAAGATCTTCCAGGTGCGAGCGCTCTACAATGACGTGACCTTCATCGATGAATTCCTCACACCGGAGTTCGTCATCGAGCACAAGATCTACACCTTCGGTTTCTCGGGAAGAAACGACAGGTACGAGATCGAGAGCCGTGAATTCAAGCAGGTGAAAGAGAAGCTCCTCTTTCAGCTGACGAATTTCGGTGACCCCTACATCCGCGTGGTCGACGCCAATTACGCGAATCGCGGGGAGCTGTTGCTGGAGCACCAGCACGGCGGTGTCGACCTCCGTGCCGATTACGCCAGGGAGACGCTCATTGCGCTGGTTCGAGTGTGGAAGCGGCCCGTCGGAATCGCGACACGATTGGAGAATAAGCCGGTGCTCCTCCGGTATGACGGCAAAGAGCACTCGATGACGCCATTCAAACTATGA
- a CDS encoding PP2C family protein-serine/threonine phosphatase, giving the protein MNTATRPRGDVQRQTNLDAIRSVVKDRSAWGDLLREERRFIEFMERCNALLDYVDKLKADFDDLSLVHEAILEHATSIENEMERYNREIGEDLAVAQRVQRALLPDAGHSFHSVFEVAIHHRQLAEVGGDYYDFFSFPDGRYAVGVYDISGHGVSSALIMAFLKSQFAHATKDLRDPGAIVDWVNRSAYSFLREVRRYSTVNFVVFTPSFLRYVSGGGYGLLVRRGAPRHFNRVSNFIGLRQKPFQEFELPFESNDVLALYTDGMFEAQGANGESYSVQRLNDIVVKHCEEPVQTILDRCIEDYTRFRVADTDDITLIILRRCA; this is encoded by the coding sequence ATGAACACTGCGACCCGACCCAGGGGCGACGTGCAGAGGCAAACCAACCTGGATGCCATTCGGTCGGTCGTCAAAGATCGATCGGCATGGGGAGATCTGCTCCGTGAGGAGAGACGCTTCATCGAGTTCATGGAGCGCTGTAACGCGCTGCTCGATTACGTCGACAAGCTGAAAGCCGATTTCGATGACCTCTCGTTGGTGCACGAGGCGATCCTCGAGCATGCGACGAGCATCGAAAACGAGATGGAACGGTACAACCGGGAGATCGGCGAAGATCTCGCTGTCGCACAGCGGGTCCAGCGCGCCCTTCTCCCGGATGCCGGCCACTCGTTCCACTCGGTCTTCGAGGTCGCCATCCACCACCGGCAGCTCGCAGAGGTGGGGGGTGACTACTACGATTTCTTTTCTTTTCCCGATGGCCGCTATGCCGTCGGGGTTTACGACATCTCCGGTCACGGCGTCTCCTCGGCGCTGATCATGGCCTTTCTGAAGTCGCAGTTCGCGCATGCGACGAAGGATCTCAGGGATCCGGGCGCGATCGTCGATTGGGTCAACCGGAGCGCTTACTCGTTCTTGCGCGAGGTCCGACGGTACTCGACGGTCAACTTCGTCGTGTTTACGCCCAGTTTTCTGCGATACGTTTCCGGCGGTGGCTATGGGTTGCTGGTGCGACGAGGGGCACCGCGCCACTTCAATCGGGTGAGTAACTTCATCGGATTGCGGCAGAAGCCGTTTCAGGAGTTCGAGCTGCCATTCGAGTCGAACGATGTGCTGGCGCTCTACACCGACGGCATGTTCGAAGCTCAGGGAGCCAACGGCGAGTCGTACTCCGTTCAGCGGCTCAACGACATCGTCGTGAAGCACTGCGAAGAGCCGGTGCAGACGATCCTCGATCGGTGCATAGAAGACTACACGCGCTTCCGAGTGGCCGATACTGACGACATCACGCTGATCATTCTGCGAAGGTGCGCCTGA
- a CDS encoding enoyl-CoA hydratase/isomerase family protein has protein sequence MSEARTFHRIQCTSSGGILTVVLNNPARKNAIGPTMVNELLYALDDGMHDPEVRCFVLTGAGDAFCAGGDFSDMTSGTGGGDALPVHGDYADLLLAFAASTKPIIARVNGHALGGGLGLVAASHFAVGVAGAKLGTPEVHVGLFPMMIMAVLQRNVPRRKLLEMMLLGRRFDVYEAVELGLLNQAVEIEQLDPAVDAITAELTAKSPIALRMGLEAYAQQDDLSLEAALPLLRERLAACLSTDDAREGLMAFLEKRSPRWTGK, from the coding sequence ATGAGCGAAGCGAGAACCTTTCATCGAATTCAATGTACGTCCTCCGGTGGCATTCTCACCGTCGTCCTGAACAACCCGGCCCGCAAGAACGCGATCGGGCCGACGATGGTGAATGAGCTGCTCTACGCGCTGGACGACGGGATGCATGATCCGGAGGTGCGCTGCTTCGTGCTCACCGGAGCAGGAGACGCCTTCTGTGCAGGTGGCGACTTCTCGGACATGACGTCGGGGACCGGCGGCGGCGATGCACTCCCGGTGCATGGAGATTATGCGGATCTGCTGCTCGCCTTTGCCGCCTCGACGAAGCCGATCATTGCGCGCGTCAATGGGCATGCGCTGGGGGGTGGGCTCGGACTGGTCGCGGCGTCGCACTTTGCTGTGGGTGTGGCCGGCGCGAAGCTCGGGACACCAGAGGTTCACGTTGGACTGTTTCCCATGATGATCATGGCCGTCCTTCAGCGGAACGTGCCCCGGCGGAAGCTGCTGGAGATGATGCTGCTCGGGCGCCGCTTCGACGTGTACGAGGCCGTGGAGCTCGGGCTCCTGAACCAGGCCGTGGAGATCGAGCAGCTCGACCCCGCGGTGGACGCGATCACGGCCGAGCTCACCGCGAAGAGCCCCATCGCGCTCCGGATGGGGCTCGAGGCGTACGCGCAGCAAGACGATCTGAGCCTGGAGGCGGCCTTGCCGCTTCTGCGCGAGCGTCTGGCGGCGTGTCTCTCGACCGACGACGCAAGAGAAGGACTGATGGCTTTTCTCGAGAAACGATCCCCCCGCTGGACGGGGAAGTGA
- a CDS encoding slr1658 superfamily regulator, with the protein MSEIIGVYSLDDSFSEHMSLTLYPDSFPVRWSLCNLTANFMAEYFGELFPDADSDDRMLSRDEISGAVGYVLNELVENAVKFNMNGEITVTVGLGREDLVCLVSNQIQNASVPNLRQKLLELTQEDPGELLRRQAEANFEDAENTGSGLGYLIIMNDYGVSLGWKLDPITSSSFCIKTMARIPILNERSRMEIKGGNYRVWYDANEVTVYFEGILRLGGPQEYAPIETLLDKVLESNPSKITLDLRALNFLNSSGINVLYKFAIATRKKGELQLLVRGSKNVPWQGKSLPNLKKFNQNFELTLVD; encoded by the coding sequence ATGAGCGAAATCATCGGCGTATACTCACTGGATGATTCGTTCAGCGAGCACATGTCGCTGACGCTGTATCCGGATTCATTTCCGGTGAGGTGGAGCCTGTGCAACCTGACCGCGAACTTCATGGCGGAGTATTTTGGCGAGCTGTTTCCCGATGCGGACAGCGACGACAGGATGCTGAGCCGTGACGAGATTTCCGGCGCGGTAGGGTACGTGCTGAATGAACTTGTCGAGAATGCTGTCAAGTTCAACATGAACGGGGAGATCACGGTCACGGTCGGGCTGGGGCGAGAGGATCTGGTATGCCTCGTCAGCAATCAGATCCAGAACGCCTCCGTTCCTAACTTGCGGCAGAAGCTGCTGGAACTCACACAGGAAGATCCTGGTGAACTCCTGCGTCGCCAGGCCGAGGCGAACTTCGAGGACGCGGAGAACACTGGTTCGGGGCTTGGCTACCTCATCATCATGAATGACTATGGGGTGAGCCTCGGTTGGAAGCTGGATCCGATCACGTCGAGCAGCTTCTGCATCAAGACAATGGCACGGATCCCGATTCTGAACGAAAGGTCGAGAATGGAAATCAAGGGTGGAAACTACCGGGTTTGGTATGACGCGAACGAGGTGACAGTGTATTTCGAGGGGATTCTTCGCCTGGGCGGCCCCCAGGAGTATGCCCCCATCGAGACGCTGCTCGACAAGGTCCTCGAGAGCAACCCGAGCAAGATCACTCTGGACCTCCGGGCACTGAACTTCCTGAACAGCTCCGGGATCAACGTCCTCTACAAGTTCGCCATTGCGACGAGGAAGAAGGGCGAGCTGCAGCTGCTGGTCCGGGGCTCGAAAAACGTACCCTGGCAAGGGAAGTCGCTACCCAACCTCAAGAAATTCAACCAAAACTTCGAGCTTACGCTTGTCGACTGA
- a CDS encoding class I SAM-dependent methyltransferase: MSVSLAPDSQLPPSSASEGASWRSSVSFNIRVSEQEQEVAFTGMLRPFVADHMKAIRATLETAAKNARGELQLDFKRLKYMNSVAFLEINRFIRWAVEARPDLKIVLIISSVIPWAIRKFQVIAELYPSVSVVVYDKSLYPIQQVIEDEDFVNVLRTQEKIVWEVERKIISRHGLRPGMRVADIACGMGDFVLRVQKEFNPEYIIGVDHSRAFLRHAQSHAKSLGLENIEYQYGDAAALLLPDDSFDFVSCRLALQVFHRPEQMVQELYRICRPGGRVYITNEMMSCVTGYPDQASIRHGYDRFLELSRMVGMDFDIGVRTMKILKNAGLEEVKGDLIGIDNMNSDRAYFAKVVESWIVSSGDVARSAEADPRIHEQIAAGLRAHVEAILGEGGYASWPIYAGSGRKPVRP, from the coding sequence ATGAGTGTTTCGCTCGCGCCCGACTCCCAACTCCCCCCGTCTTCGGCGTCAGAGGGGGCATCCTGGCGTTCGTCGGTCAGCTTCAACATCAGGGTGAGTGAGCAGGAGCAGGAGGTCGCCTTCACCGGCATGCTCCGGCCCTTCGTCGCGGATCACATGAAGGCGATCCGGGCGACGCTGGAGACCGCGGCGAAGAATGCGCGTGGCGAGCTGCAGCTCGATTTCAAGCGCCTGAAGTACATGAACAGCGTGGCCTTCCTCGAGATCAATCGGTTCATCCGATGGGCCGTCGAGGCCAGGCCGGATCTCAAGATCGTCCTGATCATCTCCAGCGTCATCCCCTGGGCGATTCGCAAATTCCAGGTGATCGCGGAGCTGTATCCGAGCGTCTCCGTCGTGGTGTACGACAAGTCGCTGTATCCGATCCAGCAGGTGATCGAGGACGAGGATTTCGTCAACGTTCTCCGCACGCAGGAGAAGATCGTCTGGGAGGTCGAGCGAAAGATCATCTCTCGACACGGCCTGCGCCCCGGGATGCGGGTCGCGGACATCGCGTGTGGAATGGGAGATTTCGTGCTCCGTGTGCAGAAGGAGTTCAACCCGGAATACATCATCGGGGTGGACCATTCTCGTGCCTTCCTGCGCCATGCGCAGTCGCACGCAAAATCCCTGGGCCTGGAGAACATCGAGTATCAGTACGGAGATGCCGCTGCACTGCTGCTACCCGACGACTCGTTCGATTTCGTCAGCTGCAGGCTGGCGCTCCAGGTGTTCCACAGGCCCGAGCAGATGGTCCAGGAACTCTATCGAATCTGTCGACCAGGTGGGCGAGTCTATATCACCAATGAAATGATGTCGTGCGTGACCGGCTATCCTGATCAAGCTTCGATTCGTCACGGGTATGATCGCTTCCTGGAGCTGAGTAGAATGGTAGGGATGGACTTCGACATCGGGGTCCGGACCATGAAGATCTTGAAAAACGCAGGGCTGGAAGAGGTCAAAGGGGATCTCATCGGGATCGACAACATGAACAGCGATAGAGCCTATTTCGCCAAGGTGGTGGAAAGCTGGATCGTTTCATCGGGGGACGTTGCCCGATCCGCAGAAGCGGACCCGAGAATCCACGAACAGATCGCCGCCGGCCTGAGGGCACATGTCGAAGCGATCCTCGGTGAGGGAGGCTATGCATCCTGGCCAATCTATGCAGGCTCCGGCCGAAAGCCGGTCCGGCCCTAG
- a CDS encoding SpoIIE family protein phosphatase, whose product MSARTHDEPQRKGPRGLFAGLKKFNTKFLLVTGLSVIIGAVLNIVVARQGIHSLSQKSAYEIESGLNTANREYITNHLADKAQQTNFVLGQAYADLQTFADIVQEMVDHKGELQPVLDAAAALPFLHDKLEYNAKGDWYQNKSDEQTGVVVWGYNGNKGTIDPAVQKAVDDTALLDLILPSFKRRGSEKLQIYLVGPKSHPFTRVADYADMGTSFDATYPGHNEKNWYDFFFPNLAESWQQWLKDPAKLKALPSTVTVTPPYADAAGGGIVLTAFNPIWTKDRKDFAGAAALDFTLGQLIDSIKDVRLAQTGFAFLVQSDGNVLAVNESGATTLRLSSGASEEGKGVGILQQYLKNSGSEAVASLVLPQDDRIDYHEITIEGEIYIIALQRLARVSTWMDARGIVPEQWTMGFVVPKREMYASLVAAQSAIEQSRTSIVTMQILITVGLLAALLLGVYLVSRRMTGALVELSTGATRMREGDYSVRIDVQSEDEIGQLGVAFNEMASEIEAYTNNLEDLVSERTRALEKANQEISELNAKLAQENIRLGAELNVARQLQLMVLPAPQELQEIQELDIAGYMAPADEVGGDYYDVLQSDGMVKIGIGDVTGHGLESGVLMLMVQTAVRTLLATNERDPKKFLSIVNKVIYQNIQRINSNKNMSLTLLDYSDGSLKLTGQHEDLIIVRADGSLERFDTMALGMPIGLDLEIEDFISDAEIKLEAGDVVTLFSDGITEAEDTAAQQYGIDRLCDVISKNHQCSSKEIKDAIIEDVLAHIGYNKVYDDITVLVIKRV is encoded by the coding sequence GTGTCGGCAAGGACGCATGATGAGCCTCAGCGAAAAGGGCCTCGCGGCCTGTTCGCCGGGCTGAAGAAATTCAATACGAAGTTCCTGCTGGTGACGGGGCTCAGCGTGATTATCGGCGCTGTGCTCAATATTGTCGTCGCGCGTCAGGGTATTCATTCGCTCAGTCAAAAATCTGCCTATGAAATCGAGAGTGGACTCAATACTGCGAACCGCGAATACATAACCAATCATCTCGCCGACAAGGCCCAGCAGACCAACTTCGTCCTTGGCCAGGCGTATGCGGATCTCCAGACCTTCGCCGACATCGTCCAGGAGATGGTCGATCACAAAGGGGAGCTCCAGCCAGTCCTCGATGCTGCTGCGGCGCTGCCGTTCTTGCACGACAAGCTCGAGTACAACGCCAAGGGCGACTGGTATCAGAATAAATCCGACGAGCAGACCGGGGTCGTGGTCTGGGGATACAATGGCAACAAGGGGACCATCGATCCCGCCGTCCAGAAGGCCGTGGACGACACTGCGCTCCTCGATCTGATTCTCCCCTCCTTCAAGCGACGTGGTTCCGAGAAGCTCCAGATCTATCTGGTAGGGCCGAAGAGCCACCCGTTCACCCGTGTCGCCGACTATGCCGACATGGGGACGAGCTTCGACGCGACCTATCCTGGCCATAACGAGAAGAACTGGTACGACTTCTTCTTTCCGAACCTCGCGGAGAGCTGGCAGCAGTGGTTGAAGGACCCTGCGAAGCTGAAGGCCCTTCCGTCGACCGTCACCGTGACCCCCCCCTATGCGGACGCCGCTGGTGGCGGGATCGTGCTGACGGCCTTCAACCCCATCTGGACCAAGGATCGGAAAGACTTCGCCGGCGCGGCGGCGCTCGATTTCACGCTCGGTCAGCTCATCGACTCGATCAAGGACGTTCGCCTGGCCCAGACGGGCTTCGCGTTCCTGGTGCAGTCCGACGGCAACGTGCTCGCCGTGAACGAGTCGGGCGCCACCACGTTGCGCCTCAGCTCCGGCGCGAGCGAGGAGGGCAAGGGCGTCGGCATCCTGCAGCAGTACCTGAAGAACAGCGGTTCGGAGGCGGTCGCCTCTCTCGTGCTGCCCCAGGATGATCGGATCGACTACCACGAGATCACGATCGAGGGAGAAATCTACATCATCGCGCTCCAGCGGCTCGCACGCGTGAGCACCTGGATGGATGCGCGAGGCATCGTCCCCGAGCAGTGGACGATGGGCTTCGTGGTCCCCAAACGCGAAATGTACGCCTCGCTCGTCGCGGCGCAGTCGGCGATCGAGCAGAGTCGTACGAGCATCGTCACGATGCAGATCCTCATCACGGTGGGGCTGCTCGCGGCGCTGTTGCTCGGTGTGTATCTGGTGTCCCGCCGGATGACGGGGGCGCTGGTCGAACTCTCCACCGGCGCGACGCGCATGCGGGAAGGCGACTACAGCGTCCGGATCGATGTCCAGTCCGAGGACGAGATCGGCCAGCTCGGCGTCGCCTTCAACGAGATGGCGAGCGAGATCGAGGCCTACACGAACAACCTCGAGGACCTCGTCAGCGAGCGGACCCGCGCCCTCGAAAAGGCGAACCAGGAGATCAGCGAGCTGAACGCGAAGCTGGCCCAGGAGAACATTCGCCTGGGTGCGGAGCTGAACGTGGCCCGTCAGCTCCAGCTGATGGTGCTCCCGGCGCCTCAGGAGCTGCAGGAGATTCAGGAACTCGACATCGCGGGGTACATGGCTCCTGCCGACGAGGTCGGTGGAGACTATTACGATGTGCTCCAGAGCGACGGAATGGTGAAGATCGGTATCGGCGACGTCACCGGTCACGGCCTGGAGAGCGGCGTGCTCATGCTGATGGTGCAGACCGCCGTCCGCACCTTGCTCGCCACCAATGAGCGCGACCCCAAGAAGTTCCTGAGCATCGTCAATAAAGTCATCTATCAGAACATTCAGCGCATCAATTCGAACAAGAACATGTCGCTGACGCTTCTGGACTACAGCGACGGCTCGCTCAAGCTCACCGGGCAGCACGAAGACCTGATCATCGTTCGCGCCGACGGGAGCCTCGAACGATTCGACACGATGGCGCTCGGGATGCCCATCGGGCTGGACCTCGAGATCGAGGACTTCATCTCCGATGCCGAGATCAAGCTAGAGGCGGGGGACGTAGTGACTCTGTTCAGCGACGGGATCACGGAAGCCGAGGATACCGCTGCCCAGCAGTACGGGATCGACCGCCTCTGCGACGTGATCAGCAAGAACCATCAGTGCTCATCCAAGGAGATCAAGGACGCGATCATTGAAGATGTGTTGGCTCATATCGGATACAACAAGGTCTATGACGACATCACCGTGCTGGTCATCAAGCGGGTGTGA
- a CDS encoding DUF444 family protein, whose translation MSLKIDQDHGRFRQIVRGRIRQNLRKYISQGELVGRKGKDLVSIPIPQIDIPRFRFGDKQKGGVGQGEGNPGDPVSADDKHPGQGQAGSGEGEHILEVDVTLDELASILGEELELPDIQDKGKNKISNAHDRYSGIRRVGPESLRHFKRTYRQALRRMISSGTFRAEAPVVVPIPEDKRYRSWKTVTEPVANAVIIYMMDVSGSMGDEQKEIVRIESFWIDAWLTRQYKGLESRFIIHDAVAREVDRETFFHTRESGGTMISSAYKLCAQIIDNDYPPAEWNIYPFHFSDGDNWSMDDTLSCVDILKNQLLPRANMFAYGQVESPYGSGQFIKDLKEHFSQDDRVVLSEIRDKDAIVGSIKEFLGKGK comes from the coding sequence GTGTCGCTGAAGATCGATCAGGACCACGGGCGTTTTCGTCAGATTGTCAGAGGACGAATCCGCCAGAATCTCCGCAAATACATCTCGCAGGGGGAGCTCGTCGGTCGGAAGGGGAAGGACCTCGTATCCATCCCCATCCCGCAGATCGACATCCCTCGTTTCCGCTTTGGGGACAAGCAGAAAGGCGGCGTCGGACAGGGAGAAGGCAACCCTGGCGACCCGGTGAGTGCGGACGACAAGCATCCTGGTCAGGGCCAGGCGGGGTCGGGCGAAGGCGAACACATTCTCGAAGTGGACGTCACCCTCGACGAGCTCGCCAGCATTCTGGGCGAGGAGCTCGAGCTTCCCGACATCCAGGACAAGGGAAAGAACAAGATCTCCAACGCGCACGACCGCTACTCGGGAATCCGGCGCGTCGGCCCGGAGTCGCTGCGCCATTTCAAGCGGACCTATCGTCAGGCGCTCCGCCGCATGATCTCCAGCGGGACCTTCCGCGCAGAGGCGCCTGTCGTCGTCCCCATCCCCGAGGACAAGCGTTACCGGTCGTGGAAGACGGTCACCGAGCCCGTGGCGAACGCGGTCATCATTTACATGATGGACGTCTCGGGTTCGATGGGCGACGAGCAGAAGGAGATCGTGCGCATCGAATCCTTCTGGATCGATGCCTGGCTCACCCGGCAATACAAGGGGCTGGAGTCTCGCTTCATCATTCACGATGCCGTCGCACGCGAGGTGGATCGGGAGACCTTCTTCCACACGCGCGAGTCAGGCGGCACGATGATCTCGAGCGCTTACAAACTGTGCGCGCAGATCATCGACAACGATTATCCGCCTGCCGAATGGAACATCTATCCGTTCCATTTTTCCGACGGCGACAACTGGTCGATGGACGACACCCTCTCGTGCGTCGACATCCTCAAGAATCAGCTCCTGCCTCGCGCGAACATGTTCGCCTATGGGCAGGTCGAGAGTCCCTATGGATCCGGGCAGTTCATCAAGGATCTCAAGGAGCACTTCTCGCAAGACGACCGGGTCGTCCTCAGCGAGATTCGCGACAAGGACGCCATTGTGGGCAGCATCAAGGAGTTCCTCGGGAAGGGGAAGTGA
- a CDS encoding MarR family transcriptional regulator — translation MASSFGLTGPQLTILKLLESFPDLSLSTLSERIHAQNSTVTGIIDRMEREGLVRRERSRVDRRVVLLRLSEKGARLAQEIQVEPMEIFRQALFRLDADDLHDLLRILMKLQREVLQGVAQSGSKLPALPAQAMQALASVPEVAATPQGSAMAGDGAESTKVTKRRVRPASTSRKEP, via the coding sequence ATGGCGAGCTCATTCGGGCTCACTGGCCCGCAGCTGACCATTCTGAAGCTCCTGGAGTCGTTCCCCGATCTGTCTCTGTCCACGCTCTCCGAGCGGATCCACGCACAGAACAGCACGGTCACGGGGATCATCGACCGCATGGAGCGCGAGGGGCTGGTCAGGAGAGAGCGCTCTCGTGTCGACCGCCGCGTCGTGTTGCTGCGTCTGAGCGAGAAGGGAGCCAGGCTCGCGCAGGAGATCCAGGTCGAGCCGATGGAGATCTTCCGTCAGGCGCTCTTCCGGCTCGACGCTGACGACCTGCACGACCTCCTGCGGATCCTCATGAAGCTGCAGCGGGAGGTGCTGCAAGGGGTCGCCCAGTCGGGCAGCAAGCTCCCAGCACTCCCCGCGCAGGCGATGCAGGCCCTCGCGTCGGTGCCCGAGGTCGCCGCGACGCCGCAGGGGAGCGCAATGGCCGGGGATGGAGCGGAGTCGACCAAGGTGACGAAGCGTCGCGTACGTCCCGCGTCGACGAGCCGAAAGGAGCCGTGA
- a CDS encoding ATP-binding protein, with protein sequence MKPEINHSQTSVGASFSISPINHITSDVAGLLANFLDALLVRFYPRRICQKVNVVVTELVTNVIQHASDREGEVRLDLRIDPSGLVIKVSNKVSLDEYRTVKAVFDEIFAAEDPRELFARTVRGRRIDKQRGGLGLIRLTAENKFHLSTQYVDGVLVIQATFP encoded by the coding sequence ATGAAGCCGGAGATCAATCATTCGCAGACGTCTGTGGGGGCGTCGTTTTCGATCTCCCCCATCAATCACATCACGAGTGATGTGGCGGGGCTTCTGGCGAACTTCCTGGATGCGCTGCTCGTCAGGTTCTACCCACGGCGGATCTGTCAGAAGGTCAACGTCGTGGTGACCGAGCTGGTCACCAACGTGATCCAGCACGCTTCCGATCGGGAGGGGGAGGTCCGGCTGGATCTACGGATAGATCCGAGTGGGCTCGTCATAAAAGTCTCCAACAAGGTGTCGCTCGATGAATACCGGACCGTCAAGGCGGTCTTTGACGAGATTTTCGCCGCGGAGGATCCCAGGGAGCTTTTCGCGAGGACGGTACGGGGGCGCCGTATCGACAAGCAGCGAGGTGGGCTGGGGCTCATCCGGCTTACCGCGGAGAACAAGTTCCATCTGTCGACGCAATACGTCGACGGGGTGCTCGTCATCCAGGCGACTTTCCCGTGA